One Yimella lutea DNA window includes the following coding sequences:
- a CDS encoding gamma carbonic anhydrase family protein has protein sequence MLNGDLGPIHIGSNVLVMENAVLRGRANTPLTIGDAVLVGPHAHLNAATVEDEVFIATGVSVFAGALVATGSELRINSVLHVNSALPADTVVPIGWITVGGPAQLFSPARHEELWAIQQTLDFPGTMYGADPGNADARHHALQV, from the coding sequence GTGCTCAACGGTGACCTGGGTCCGATCCACATCGGCTCGAACGTGCTGGTGATGGAGAACGCGGTCCTTCGCGGACGCGCGAACACACCGCTGACCATCGGCGACGCCGTCCTCGTCGGGCCACACGCCCACCTCAACGCAGCCACGGTCGAGGACGAGGTGTTCATCGCCACCGGGGTGAGCGTCTTCGCCGGTGCTCTCGTCGCCACCGGAAGCGAACTGCGCATCAACAGCGTCCTGCACGTCAACAGCGCGCTGCCCGCAGACACTGTCGTGCCGATCGGGTGGATCACGGTCGGCGGCCCGGCCCAGCTGTTCTCACCGGCCCGGCACGAGGAGTTGTGGGCGATCCAACAGACGCTTGATTTCCCCGGGACGATGTACGGCGCCGACCCGGGAAACGCCGATGCGCGACATCATGCGCTCCAAGTGTGA
- a CDS encoding DUF411 domain-containing protein yields MFTSSPTPQQISRRTLLLASIGSASLLTACADEGPAPTAKETSLPAKVADYGVDPAQLVMTVYKDASCGCCSGWVDHAEENGFTITTEHPEALHEVWERHDIALDMQSCHLSLTSDGDVFVGHVPARFVLKYLADPPTGARGLSVPAMPVGTPGMEQDDEFDPYKVMLLTDGEPRVFADVRKASQQRT; encoded by the coding sequence ATGTTCACCAGTTCACCCACCCCCCAACAGATCAGCCGGCGCACCCTCCTCCTGGCCAGCATCGGGTCGGCGTCCTTGCTGACCGCCTGCGCGGACGAGGGCCCGGCGCCCACCGCGAAAGAGACGTCGTTGCCCGCGAAGGTCGCCGACTACGGAGTCGACCCGGCACAACTGGTGATGACTGTGTACAAGGATGCCTCCTGCGGGTGCTGCAGCGGATGGGTCGACCATGCCGAAGAAAACGGGTTCACAATCACCACCGAGCACCCCGAAGCCCTCCACGAGGTCTGGGAACGCCATGACATCGCCTTGGACATGCAGTCCTGCCACCTGTCGCTCACCTCCGACGGAGACGTCTTCGTCGGACACGTCCCGGCACGATTCGTCCTGAAGTACCTAGCCGACCCACCGACGGGCGCACGCGGCCTGAGCGTGCCAGCCATGCCTGTCGGGACGCCCGGCATGGAGCAGGACGACGAGTTCGACCCCTACAAGGTCATGCTGCTCACCGACGGCGAACCAAGGGTCTTCGCCGACGTGAGGAAGGCATCGCAACAGCGGACGTAA
- a CDS encoding excinuclease ABC subunit UvrA encodes MTTTDDARHTAVEVRGARQNNLKDVDLDVPRDSIVAFTGVSGSGKSSLAFGTLYAESQRRYLESVAPYARRLIDQAGVPDVDSIEGLPPAVALQQQRGGGNARSTVASVTTLSNLVRMMYSRTGWYPPGQPMLYAEDFSSNTVQGACPTCHGIGRVYEVTEEQMVPDPSLTIRERAIASWPPAWQGQNLRDILVSMGYDVDIPWRRLPKKQRDWILFTEERPTVPVYAGLTPAQTKRAIKKDLEPSYQGTFVGARRYVLDTFASTKSAIVKRRVSQFVTSAVCPTCHGKQLKVESLSVTFEGFDIAEFAALPLAQVADIARRVIADDRVPVEGTSGEALDDASRARARKARVDAGGASHDAAPDVRRTSNISAEKQAAAGRLCAELLERLQPMIDLGLGYLSMGRTTPTLSGGELQRLRLATQLSSKLFGVVYVLDEPSAGLHPRDLEALLGILRGLKQRGNSVFVVEHSIPVVKEADWLVDIGPGAGEQGGRVLFSGEPSGLADVEESVTRRYLFAPPTPVSRRPREPHGWLRFADVSRNNLHEVKVQFPLGCLTAVTGISGSGKSSLVSQAVPTLVEAALGRSTTVELEDGDDDVDLLLTGDQGSVHGHVEGGREGLGGLRRVVAIDQKPIGRTPRSNVATYTGLFDHVRKLYAATPEARRRHYKAGRFSFNVAAGRCPTCEGEGSVMVELLFLPSIYSPCPTCHGTRFKESTLEITWHDRNIADVLAMSVDEAHEFFADETEIERSLHVLRDVGLGYLRLGQPAPELSGGEAQRVKLASELQRAHRGDALYVLDEPTAGLHSADSDRLMAHLQGLVDAGNTVVMVELDMRMVAQADHVIDLGPGAGDDGGRIVATGTPGEVAADADSLTAAYLRDVLAGRS; translated from the coding sequence ATGACGACGACCGACGACGCCAGGCACACCGCAGTCGAGGTCAGGGGAGCCCGGCAGAACAACCTCAAGGACGTCGACCTCGACGTGCCGCGTGATTCGATCGTCGCGTTCACCGGAGTGTCCGGGTCGGGGAAATCCTCTCTCGCTTTCGGGACGCTTTACGCCGAGTCCCAGCGCCGGTACCTGGAATCGGTCGCACCGTACGCGCGCCGCTTGATCGACCAGGCAGGCGTCCCCGATGTCGACTCGATCGAGGGACTGCCGCCGGCGGTCGCACTGCAGCAGCAACGCGGCGGCGGCAACGCCCGATCCACCGTCGCGAGCGTGACGACGCTGTCGAACCTCGTCCGCATGATGTACTCGCGCACCGGTTGGTATCCGCCGGGCCAACCGATGCTCTACGCCGAGGACTTCTCGTCCAACACCGTCCAGGGTGCGTGCCCGACCTGCCACGGGATCGGCCGGGTCTACGAGGTCACCGAAGAACAGATGGTGCCCGACCCGTCGCTGACGATCCGCGAGCGCGCCATCGCGTCCTGGCCGCCGGCGTGGCAGGGGCAGAACCTGCGCGACATCCTCGTCTCGATGGGCTACGACGTCGACATCCCGTGGCGCCGCCTGCCGAAGAAGCAGCGCGACTGGATCCTGTTCACCGAGGAGCGCCCGACCGTCCCGGTGTACGCCGGTCTGACTCCGGCGCAGACGAAGCGGGCGATCAAGAAGGACCTCGAACCGAGCTACCAAGGCACCTTCGTCGGCGCTCGCCGGTACGTGCTGGACACCTTCGCGTCCACCAAAAGCGCGATCGTGAAACGCCGCGTCTCGCAATTCGTCACCAGTGCTGTGTGCCCCACCTGTCACGGCAAGCAACTCAAGGTCGAGTCGCTGTCGGTCACGTTCGAGGGCTTCGACATCGCCGAGTTCGCCGCGCTGCCGCTGGCTCAGGTGGCCGACATCGCGCGGCGTGTGATCGCCGATGATCGGGTGCCGGTCGAGGGCACGTCAGGCGAAGCGTTGGACGACGCGTCCCGGGCGCGTGCCAGAAAGGCGCGGGTGGATGCCGGCGGTGCGTCCCATGACGCGGCACCCGACGTCCGTCGCACCTCGAACATCTCGGCGGAGAAGCAGGCCGCGGCCGGTCGCCTGTGCGCCGAACTGCTCGAACGACTGCAACCGATGATCGATCTCGGCCTCGGGTACCTCTCTATGGGGCGGACGACACCAACCCTCTCCGGCGGTGAACTGCAGCGGCTACGGCTGGCAACTCAGTTGTCGTCCAAGCTTTTCGGTGTCGTGTACGTGCTGGACGAACCGTCCGCCGGCCTCCACCCGCGTGACCTCGAAGCGCTGCTCGGCATCCTGCGCGGACTCAAGCAGCGCGGCAACAGCGTGTTCGTGGTGGAGCACTCGATACCGGTGGTCAAGGAGGCCGACTGGCTGGTCGACATCGGACCCGGCGCCGGCGAGCAGGGCGGACGCGTCCTGTTCAGCGGCGAACCCTCGGGCCTCGCGGACGTCGAGGAATCGGTCACCCGCCGCTACCTGTTCGCGCCTCCCACACCGGTGTCCAGGCGGCCCCGCGAGCCGCATGGCTGGCTGCGATTCGCGGACGTCAGCCGCAACAACCTGCACGAGGTCAAGGTGCAGTTCCCGCTGGGATGTCTGACTGCGGTCACCGGCATCTCCGGGTCGGGCAAGTCGAGCCTGGTCAGTCAGGCCGTGCCCACGCTGGTCGAGGCCGCTCTCGGTCGGTCCACGACAGTGGAGCTCGAGGACGGGGACGACGACGTCGACCTGTTGCTCACCGGCGATCAGGGTTCGGTGCACGGGCACGTCGAAGGTGGCCGCGAAGGACTCGGAGGTCTGCGTCGAGTGGTCGCGATCGACCAGAAGCCGATCGGTCGCACCCCTCGGTCGAATGTCGCCACCTACACCGGACTGTTCGACCACGTCCGCAAGTTGTACGCGGCGACCCCGGAGGCCCGTCGGCGCCACTACAAGGCCGGCCGGTTCTCGTTCAACGTCGCCGCCGGGCGATGCCCGACGTGTGAGGGAGAGGGCTCGGTCATGGTCGAGTTGCTGTTCCTGCCGAGCATCTACAGCCCGTGCCCCACGTGTCACGGCACACGGTTCAAGGAGAGCACGCTCGAGATCACCTGGCACGACCGGAACATCGCCGACGTCCTGGCGATGAGCGTGGACGAAGCCCATGAATTCTTCGCCGATGAGACCGAGATCGAGCGCTCGCTGCACGTACTGCGCGACGTCGGGTTGGGATATCTGCGCCTCGGCCAGCCCGCGCCCGAACTCTCCGGCGGCGAGGCGCAGCGGGTGAAGCTGGCCTCCGAACTGCAGCGTGCCCACCGGGGCGACGCCCTCTACGTCCTCGACGAACCCACTGCGGGTCTGCACAGTGCCGACAGCGACCGCCTGATGGCGCATCTGCAGGGCCTGGTCGACGCCGGCAACACCGTCGTCATGGTCGAGTTGGACATGCGCATGGTCGCCCAGGCCGACCACGTGATCGATCTGGGTCCCGGCGCCGGTGACGACGGCGGACGCATCGTCGCCACCGGCACCCCCGGCGAAGTCGCCGCCGACGCCGACAGCCTCACGGCCGCGTACCTGAGGGACGTCCTGGCGGGCAGATCCTGA
- a CDS encoding MFS transporter, whose translation MHGLVGDRGRGVDGQSPVGDVDADIADPFDPLDVVATMLGANLGGRLIATMGAKRLGVGGMGIAAAGLLVPALWPTTPATVAGVSVGALGIGALFVVASATALGRIEPAEAGVASGLLSTFYEFGASIGVATVSSMAAASLVGGDGSGFQNAFLVAATAALAAAVVAGLTIPRSGRSAHPVPCGSAPDACLSGSVATH comes from the coding sequence GTGCACGGCCTCGTCGGTGACCGTGGGCGTGGAGTGGACGGTCAGTCGCCCGTTGGGGATGTCGACGCTGACATCGCTGACCCCTTCGATCCGCTCGACGTGGTCGCCACGATGCTGGGCGCCAACCTCGGCGGCCGGCTCATCGCAACCATGGGGGCCAAGCGGCTCGGCGTGGGCGGAATGGGCATCGCCGCCGCGGGCCTGCTCGTCCCGGCACTGTGGCCCACCACCCCGGCCACGGTGGCAGGGGTCTCGGTCGGCGCCCTGGGCATCGGCGCACTGTTCGTGGTCGCCTCGGCCACTGCCCTCGGCCGGATCGAGCCCGCCGAGGCCGGCGTCGCCTCGGGCCTGCTGAGCACCTTCTACGAGTTCGGGGCCTCCATCGGTGTCGCCACCGTCTCCAGCATGGCTGCGGCCAGCCTCGTAGGCGGTGATGGCTCCGGCTTCCAGAACGCCTTCCTCGTGGCCGCCACCGCCGCCCTGGCCGCCGCCGTCGTCGCGGGGCTGACCATCCCCCGCTCCGGGCGGTCGGCGCACCCAGTTCCGTGTGGCTCCGCCCCCGACGCCTGCCTTTCGGGGAGCGTGGCCACGCATTGA
- a CDS encoding heavy metal translocating P-type ATPase, which yields MSANQDHQFAPEGDTHESHPEAHVTDHVHGRHPRDHQPRKAGHDAEHSHGEHRGHEGHEGHGDHVGKFRRLFWIMLVLAVPVVGFNNMFADLIGYDLPDGGWASWVSPALGTVMYLWGSRPFLTGAVAEIRTRQPGMMLLIGLAITVAFIASWGASLGVLDHELNFWWELALLVVIMLLGHWIEMRSLAQTTSALDSLAALLPDEAEKVDGDEVVTVAPADLVVGDVTIVRPGASVPADGRIVEGSASMDESMVTGESKTVRREKGEYVVAGTVATDSSLRVEVTATGDDTALAGIQKLVTDAQASSSRAQRIADTAAAWLFWFALGAAAITALVWSVQGLPDIAVVRTITVLVIACPHALGLAIPLVVSIATERAARGGVLVKDRLSLESMRTVDTVLFDKTGTLTKGEPTVTGIEAHGGHDQDQILALAAAAEADSEHPLARAIVGAARARELEVPRAGDFSSSPAVGVRASVDGTVIEVGGPYLLEHHDLAELPVAHTWREEGAIILHVLADGGVIGALRLADEVRAESRDAVDALHAAGAQVVMITGDAQAVAETVATELGIDRVFAGVRPQDKAAKVTELQDEGRKVAMVGDGVNDAPALAKADVGIAIGAGTDVAIGSAGVILASSDPRSVLSVIDLSRASYRKMKQNLWWAAGYNLISVPLAAGVLAPVGFVLPMSVGAILMSASTVVVALNAQLLRRLDLTPARSTAKLLGRDTDE from the coding sequence ATGAGCGCCAACCAAGACCACCAGTTCGCGCCTGAAGGGGATACGCACGAGAGCCACCCCGAAGCCCACGTGACCGACCACGTGCACGGGCGTCATCCGCGTGATCACCAGCCGCGGAAGGCAGGCCACGACGCTGAGCACAGCCACGGCGAGCACCGCGGCCACGAAGGACACGAGGGGCACGGCGACCACGTCGGGAAGTTCCGCCGCCTGTTCTGGATCATGCTTGTGCTGGCGGTCCCGGTCGTCGGCTTCAACAACATGTTCGCCGACCTCATCGGCTACGACCTGCCCGACGGAGGCTGGGCGTCGTGGGTCTCGCCCGCTCTCGGCACGGTCATGTACCTGTGGGGCAGCCGGCCTTTCCTCACCGGTGCCGTGGCGGAGATTCGCACTCGCCAGCCGGGGATGATGCTCCTGATCGGCCTGGCCATCACCGTGGCCTTCATCGCCTCCTGGGGCGCGAGCCTGGGCGTGCTCGACCACGAGCTGAACTTCTGGTGGGAGCTGGCCCTCCTGGTGGTCATCATGCTGCTGGGCCACTGGATCGAGATGCGTTCGCTGGCCCAGACCACCTCCGCACTGGACTCCCTGGCCGCGCTCCTGCCGGATGAGGCCGAGAAGGTGGACGGCGACGAGGTCGTCACCGTCGCACCGGCCGACTTGGTGGTCGGCGACGTCACCATCGTCCGCCCCGGGGCGTCCGTGCCCGCCGACGGACGGATCGTCGAGGGCTCGGCCAGCATGGACGAGTCCATGGTCACCGGCGAGTCCAAGACCGTGCGCCGCGAGAAGGGGGAGTACGTCGTCGCCGGCACCGTGGCCACCGACTCCAGCCTGCGCGTCGAGGTCACCGCCACCGGTGACGACACCGCCCTGGCCGGCATCCAGAAGCTCGTGACCGACGCCCAGGCCTCCTCCTCCCGCGCCCAGCGCATCGCCGACACCGCCGCAGCCTGGCTCTTCTGGTTCGCCCTCGGCGCCGCTGCGATCACGGCCCTCGTCTGGTCGGTGCAGGGACTGCCCGACATCGCGGTGGTGCGCACGATCACCGTCCTCGTCATCGCCTGCCCCCACGCCCTCGGGCTGGCCATCCCGCTGGTGGTCTCCATCGCCACCGAGCGGGCCGCCCGCGGTGGCGTGCTCGTCAAGGACCGCCTGTCGCTGGAGTCGATGCGCACCGTCGATACTGTCCTCTTCGACAAGACCGGCACCCTCACCAAGGGCGAGCCCACCGTCACCGGCATCGAGGCGCACGGCGGTCACGACCAGGACCAGATCCTCGCGCTGGCGGCAGCCGCCGAGGCCGACAGTGAGCACCCGCTGGCCCGGGCCATCGTCGGTGCCGCTCGCGCCCGCGAGCTTGAGGTCCCGCGCGCCGGTGACTTCTCCTCATCCCCGGCAGTGGGGGTGCGGGCGAGCGTCGACGGCACGGTGATCGAGGTCGGTGGCCCCTACCTGCTCGAGCACCACGACCTGGCGGAGCTGCCCGTCGCCCATACCTGGCGCGAGGAGGGAGCGATCATCCTCCACGTCCTCGCCGACGGCGGGGTCATCGGCGCACTTCGCCTGGCCGACGAGGTCCGCGCTGAGTCCCGCGACGCCGTCGACGCCCTGCACGCCGCAGGCGCCCAAGTCGTGATGATTACCGGAGACGCCCAGGCCGTGGCCGAGACCGTCGCGACCGAGTTGGGTATCGACCGGGTGTTCGCCGGCGTCCGCCCGCAGGACAAGGCCGCCAAGGTCACCGAGCTGCAGGACGAAGGGCGAAAGGTCGCCATGGTCGGCGACGGCGTCAACGACGCCCCCGCCCTGGCCAAAGCCGACGTCGGCATCGCCATCGGCGCCGGCACCGACGTGGCCATCGGCTCCGCGGGCGTGATCCTCGCCAGCTCCGACCCGCGCTCGGTGCTCTCGGTCATCGACCTCTCGCGAGCCTCCTACCGCAAGATGAAGCAGAACCTGTGGTGGGCCGCTGGGTACAACCTCATCTCCGTGCCGCTGGCCGCGGGCGTTCTCGCCCCGGTCGGCTTCGTCCTTCCGATGAGCGTCGGCGCGATCCTCATGTCGGCCTCCACCGTCGTAGTCGCCCTGAACGCCCAGCTCCTGCGGCGCCTCGACCTGACCCCGGCACGCAGCACCGCAAAACTCCTGGGCCGCGACACCGACGAGTGA